The following coding sequences lie in one Candidatus Thermoplasmatota archaeon genomic window:
- a CDS encoding SDR family oxidoreductase, translating to MAPEQTRPPQTQERQPGRESEMRPRPRYRGAGYRAAGKLAGKAAVVTGGDSGIGRAVCTLFAKEGADVAIAYLEEHNDAKETARAVEKEGRRALLLPGDVGDEGVCQAHVERTVHELGRLDVVVNNAAEQHRHETLEEITAAEIDRTFRTNMYSYFFLTKHALAHLREGSSVINTTSVVAYKGNPKLLAYSATKGAIVTFTRSLSGLLVERGIRVNAVAPGPIWTPLIPATFPAEDVATFGSNYPMSRPGEPDEVAPCYVFLASDDASYITGQVLHPNGGAIVNG from the coding sequence ATGGCCCCGGAGCAGACCCGCCCGCCCCAAACGCAGGAACGGCAGCCCGGCCGCGAGAGCGAGATGCGGCCGCGCCCGCGCTACCGCGGAGCGGGCTACCGTGCGGCGGGCAAGCTTGCGGGCAAGGCCGCCGTCGTGACGGGCGGGGATTCGGGCATCGGCCGCGCCGTTTGCACCCTCTTTGCCAAGGAGGGAGCCGACGTGGCGATCGCGTACCTCGAGGAGCACAACGACGCCAAGGAGACGGCCCGCGCGGTCGAGAAGGAGGGCCGCCGCGCGCTCCTGCTGCCCGGCGACGTCGGCGACGAGGGCGTCTGCCAAGCGCACGTCGAGCGGACGGTGCACGAGTTGGGTCGCCTGGACGTCGTCGTGAACAACGCGGCCGAGCAACACCGCCACGAGACGCTCGAAGAGATCACGGCCGCCGAGATCGACCGGACGTTCCGCACGAACATGTACTCCTATTTCTTCCTCACGAAGCACGCGCTTGCGCACTTGCGCGAGGGTTCGTCGGTCATCAACACCACCTCCGTCGTGGCCTACAAGGGCAACCCGAAGCTCCTTGCGTACTCGGCGACCAAGGGCGCCATCGTCACCTTCACGCGATCCCTGTCGGGCCTCCTCGTCGAGCGCGGCATCCGCGTGAACGCCGTGGCGCCGGGCCCCATCTGGACGCCGCTGATCCCCGCCACCTTCCCTGCCGAGGACGTGGCGACCTTCGGCTCCAACTACCCCATGAGCCGTCCCGGGGAGCCGGACGAGGTGGCGCCATGCTACGTCTTTTTGGCAAGCGACGACGCCTCGTACATCACCGGTCAGGTGCTGCATCCAAACGGCGGCGCGATCGTGAACGGTTGA